The genomic segment GGCCTTGATCTTCTCGGCCTCGGCGCCACCCTGGGAACGCAGCTCGTTGGCCACCCGCTTGCGCTCGGTTTCCATGCGGCGATAGACCGACTCGGAAACCTCGGGTGGGAAATCCACCCGCTTCAGGCGCACATCGACGATCTGCACGCCCATGGTGCGGGCATCGGCATCGGCCTTGCGCTGCACCTCGTTCATGATCTTGTCCCGTTCGCCGGACACCACGTCGTGGACGGTGCGACGACCGAACTCCTCCCGCAGGCCGGAATTCACGGTCTGGGAAAGACGGGTGCGTGCCACCTGCTCGTCGCCAGCCACAGAAACGTAGTACTGCTTCACGTCATGGATGCGCCATTTGACGTAGGAGTCCACCAGCACGGGTTTCTTCTCCGCCGTCAGAAAACGTTCCGGTTCCACGGAGTCCAGGGTCAGGATGCGCTTATCAAAAAAGCGCACGTTCTGCAGCAGGGGCCATTTGACGGTAAGGCCCGGATCGGTGATCACGTCCTTGACTTCGCCCAACTGAAAGACCAGGGCGTACTGGCGCTGATCCACGGTGAAGATTATGGTATTGAGGAGCAGCAACAGGCCGACCACAACAGCCGCAGCGATGGATAATTGGCGATGCATCAGCGAATCCCCCTATCCCGGGAACGCAGGGAATCCCGCGAACGATTGTCACCGCTCCCCCCCACCGGCGGAGCCTTTTCCAGTTGCGGCGGCACTTCATTGGAAACCGGCGCCGACGGGGCATGACTGGCTGGTGCCGGCTCGCTGGGCCCGGCCTGGGCGGCCACGCCGACACTGGCAGCCTGCATCAGCTTGTCCAGGGGCAGATAGAGCAGGTTGCCCTGGCCCTTGGCATCCACCATCACCTTGCTCGTGTTGCTGTAGATCTGTTGCAGCGTCTCCAGATACATGCGCTGCCGGGTGACTTCCGGATAGCGGGCGTATTCGACCAGTATCTGCTTGAAGCGCGAGGCGTCGCCCTGGGCGGTGGCGACGATGCGGCTCTTGTAACCCGAGGCTTCCTCGGTCAGCCGGGCGGCGGTGCCCTGGGCACGCGGTATCACATCGTTGGCGTAGGCCTGGCCCTCGTTCTTCTGCCGCTCCCTGTCCTGCCCAGCCTTCACCGCATCGTCGAAAGCGGCCTGTACCTGCTCCGGCGGCTGGGTGCTTTGCATGGTCACGGCCCGAATCTGAATGCCCGTTTCATAACGATCCAGAATGTCCTGCATCAGCTTGGTGGTGTTGGCGGCGATCACGTCGCGCCCTTCGTAGAGCACGAAGTCCATCTTGTTCTTGCCCACCACTTCGCGGATCGCCGTCTCGGCGGCCTGGGTCACAGCCTCGTCGGGAAAGCGGTTCTTGAATATGTAGTCCTGGGGGCTCTTCAGCAGGTACTGCACGGCGAACTGGACGCTGACGATGTTCTCGTCGTCGGTCAGCATCAGGGCCTCCTTCAGCACCTTGTTCTTTTCCGAGCCCCGGTAGCCCACCTCCACGGTGCGCACCCCGGACAGGTTCACCACCTCATGGCTCTGGATGGGCCAGGGCATGCGCCAGCGCAGGCCCGGATCGGTGGTTTCCTTGTAGCGTCCGAACTGCAAGACCACGCCCCGCTGACTGGCATCGACGATGTAGAAGCCACTGGCGATCCACAGCACCGCCACCAAGCCCAGCAGCAGACCAACGCCGCCACCGAACTGGCGCGGAGTCAGGGAGGGCATTTCGCCGCCACCGAAGCCACCGCCATTGCCACCGCCGCCCCGCTTGCCGCCGAACATTCCGGACAGCCGGCGATTGAAGTCGCGCCAGAGTTCATCCAGGTCCGGGGGACCCTGATCTCCGTTGCCCTTCTTGTCACCATCCGGCTTGTTGCCCCAGCCGTGGTCGTTCAAAGACATGAGAATTCCGGCAATCACGATGATGAAGTTCCGGGTTGGTTGAATGGGTAGCCGGTGCAATGACCAGGCACTGCTGCGTCTGCGTCGGGCTGTCCGTTACGCTCCCGCGCCACCTCGGCCAGGGCCTCGCGCAGGAGTGCCAGGCCGGCGCCGGTTCGTGCACTGCAACGAACGCGGCGGATTTTACCATGGTCATCGTCCTCGCCACGGTCGATGCCTGGCTCCACGGCGCTCAGGTCGATCTTGTTCCAGACCAGGATCTGGGGTACCCCGCCAGCGCCGATCTCTTCCAGCACCCGGCTCACCGCCGTCATCTGCTGGTCCCGATCCGGGCTGGCGGAATCCACCACATGCAGCAGCAGGTCCGCCATGGCGGTTTCTTCCAGTGTGGCATGAAAGGCAGCCACCAGGGAGTGAGGCAGGTCGCGAATGAACCCCACGGTATCGGAGATGACAATCTGCCCCGCGCCTTCCACGAACAGGCGACGGGAGGTGGTGTCCAGGGTGGCGAACAACTGATTCGCCGCGTAGGCACCGGCCTTGGTCAGGGCGTTGAACAGGGTGCTCTTGCCCGCGTTGGTATAGCCCACCAAAGATACCGACAGGACCTCGCTGCGCTCCCTCGAGCGACGACGCACCGCCCGCTGCCGTTCATGGATGCGCAGTCGCTCCTTGAGCAGGGCAACCCGCTTGCCCAGCAGGCGCCGGTCGGTCTCCAGTTGTTTCTCGCCGGGGCCACGCAGGCCGATGCCGCCCTTCTGCCGCTCCAGGTGAGTCCAGCCCCGCACCAATCGCGTCGCCAGGTGCTGCAACTGAGCCAGCTCCACCTGAAGCTTGCCTTCATGGCTGCGGGCGCGCAGGGCGAAGATGTCCAGGATCAGGCTGGTGCGATCCACCACCCGGATTTGCAGGATTTTTTCCAGATTGCGCTGCTGGCCCGGGGACAGCTCGTGATTGAAGATGATCAGTTCGGCGCCATGCAGCCGGGCGGTGTCGCCGATTTCCGCCACCTTGCCCTTGCCCGCGAAAGTAGCGGGATCGGGGCTGCCGCGCTTGCCGCCGACCACGGCCAGGGGCGTGGCACCGGCGCTGGTCGCCAGCAGTTCAAGCTCATCCAGGCGTTCGGCGTAATCCTCGGCGCCAAAATCCAACTGGACGAGAACGGCTCCCGAAGTGGACGAGGAACCTGAGGCGGGGCGGTCAAACATTGCAGGCGGGGGAAACCGGCCCCGCTCTGCCGGCGGAATGGGGCATCAATCCATCAATCGGTGGCGTCGGTGCTGAAATTGACGGGTCGCGTCGGCACAATGGTGGAAATGGCGTGCTTGTAGACCATCTGGGTCACGGTATTCTTGAGCAGCACCACATACTGATCGAAGGACTCGACCTGACCTTGCAGCTTGATGCCATTGACCAGGTAGA from the Denitratisoma oestradiolicum genome contains:
- the hflC gene encoding protease modulator HflC produces the protein MHRQLSIAAAVVVGLLLLLNTIIFTVDQRQYALVFQLGEVKDVITDPGLTVKWPLLQNVRFFDKRILTLDSVEPERFLTAEKKPVLVDSYVKWRIHDVKQYYVSVAGDEQVARTRLSQTVNSGLREEFGRRTVHDVVSGERDKIMNEVQRKADADARTMGVQIVDVRLKRVDFPPEVSESVYRRMETERKRVANELRSQGGAEAEKIKADADRQREVIVAEAYREAQKVKGEGDAKAASVYGEAMGRNPEFYAFYRSMEAYRSSFRSKSDVLVVEPNSDFFKYLKSAGRGGK
- the hflX gene encoding GTPase HflX, with translation MFDRPASGSSSTSGAVLVQLDFGAEDYAERLDELELLATSAGATPLAVVGGKRGSPDPATFAGKGKVAEIGDTARLHGAELIIFNHELSPGQQRNLEKILQIRVVDRTSLILDIFALRARSHEGKLQVELAQLQHLATRLVRGWTHLERQKGGIGLRGPGEKQLETDRRLLGKRVALLKERLRIHERQRAVRRRSRERSEVLSVSLVGYTNAGKSTLFNALTKAGAYAANQLFATLDTTSRRLFVEGAGQIVISDTVGFIRDLPHSLVAAFHATLEETAMADLLLHVVDSASPDRDQQMTAVSRVLEEIGAGGVPQILVWNKIDLSAVEPGIDRGEDDDHGKIRRVRCSARTGAGLALLREALAEVARERNGQPDADAAVPGHCTGYPFNQPGTSSS
- the hfq gene encoding RNA chaperone Hfq, which translates into the protein MSSKGQMLQDPFLNTLRREHIPVSIYLVNGIKLQGQVESFDQYVVLLKNTVTQMVYKHAISTIVPTRPVNFSTDATD
- the hflK gene encoding FtsH protease activity modulator HflK, producing MSLNDHGWGNKPDGDKKGNGDQGPPDLDELWRDFNRRLSGMFGGKRGGGGNGGGFGGGEMPSLTPRQFGGGVGLLLGLVAVLWIASGFYIVDASQRGVVLQFGRYKETTDPGLRWRMPWPIQSHEVVNLSGVRTVEVGYRGSEKNKVLKEALMLTDDENIVSVQFAVQYLLKSPQDYIFKNRFPDEAVTQAAETAIREVVGKNKMDFVLYEGRDVIAANTTKLMQDILDRYETGIQIRAVTMQSTQPPEQVQAAFDDAVKAGQDRERQKNEGQAYANDVIPRAQGTAARLTEEASGYKSRIVATAQGDASRFKQILVEYARYPEVTRQRMYLETLQQIYSNTSKVMVDAKGQGNLLYLPLDKLMQAASVGVAAQAGPSEPAPASHAPSAPVSNEVPPQLEKAPPVGGSGDNRSRDSLRSRDRGIR